The proteins below are encoded in one region of Myxococcales bacterium:
- a CDS encoding HupE/UreJ family protein — MLRALLMAAAFALTSLCAFTSSAHQLGRSYCSVQTVPGGLDVTVETSFEHLVPVLGLSSLPSDEDVRSLRPRIDEALGKAVSARSPKGACTVSTSPGELVTTEGLRAISVPLRFVCPPGPVVLRNVWRLDVDPGSEVLCSIDGSAWAFRTGAEERDVGTPPSLAEVLVSFVKLGVHHVLSGIDHMLFVVALLLAAARSSRDKTLLRGLREVALVVTGFTLGHSVTLVSAGLGLVQVEPRLTESIIALSIVAVAVENVARREIRWRALTATVFGLVHGFGFASVLAETELPRRGAVFALLTFNVGIELGQLAVVLLVFAPLAYAARRAWYERRVLWPASTLIALLASVWLVKRAFGLSFLPWLGG, encoded by the coding sequence ATGCTGCGAGCACTGCTCATGGCGGCGGCGTTCGCGCTGACTAGCTTGTGTGCCTTCACGAGTTCGGCGCACCAGCTCGGCCGCAGCTACTGCAGCGTGCAAACCGTGCCCGGCGGCCTCGACGTCACGGTCGAGACCAGCTTCGAGCACCTGGTTCCGGTGCTCGGACTCTCCAGCTTGCCGAGCGACGAAGACGTGCGCAGCCTTCGCCCTCGCATCGACGAGGCGCTCGGCAAGGCCGTCAGCGCGCGCAGCCCCAAAGGCGCGTGCACGGTCAGCACCAGCCCCGGAGAGCTGGTGACGACCGAAGGCCTCCGGGCGATCTCCGTTCCGCTCCGCTTCGTGTGCCCACCCGGGCCGGTGGTCTTGCGCAACGTCTGGCGCCTCGACGTCGATCCCGGCAGCGAGGTTCTGTGCTCCATCGACGGCTCGGCCTGGGCCTTTCGCACCGGTGCCGAGGAGCGCGACGTCGGCACACCCCCGAGCCTGGCGGAGGTCCTCGTCTCTTTCGTCAAGCTCGGCGTTCACCACGTGCTCTCCGGCATCGATCACATGCTGTTCGTGGTGGCGCTCTTGCTCGCGGCAGCCCGCTCGAGCCGTGACAAAACCCTGCTGCGCGGCCTGCGCGAGGTGGCGCTGGTGGTGACCGGATTCACGCTGGGGCACTCCGTCACCCTGGTGAGCGCCGGGCTCGGTCTCGTACAGGTCGAGCCCCGGCTGACCGAGAGCATCATTGCGCTCAGCATCGTGGCCGTGGCGGTCGAGAACGTGGCGCGGCGGGAGATCCGCTGGCGCGCGCTCACTGCGACGGTGTTCGGTCTGGTCCATGGCTTCGGGTTTGCCAGCGTGCTCGCCGAGACGGAGCTGCCGCGTCGCGGTGCCGTGTTTGCACTGCTGACGTTCAACGTCGGCATCGAGCTGGGACAGCTGGCGGTCGTGCTGCTCGTGTTCGCTCCGCTGGCTTACGCGGCCCGTCGTGCCTGGTACGAGCGGCGGGTCTTGTGGCCCGCCTCGACGCTGATCGCGCTTCTGGCCAGCGTGTGGCTCGTGAAGCGGGCGTTCGGGCTGAGCTTTCTGCCCTGGCTCGGGGGTTGA
- a CDS encoding DoxX family protein, with the protein MLSLPRGLPRRLALLLLAAAFVLAGANHFFNPAPYLAIMPEYLPAHRALVMLSGVFEILGGVGVLVPRTRALAGAGLILLLVAVFPANLNMALHVERYPDLHPAALYLRLPFQLLFGLWAWWATRKEVDADAGAR; encoded by the coding sequence ATGCTGAGCCTTCCGCGGGGTCTTCCACGTCGGCTCGCGCTGCTCCTGCTCGCCGCTGCGTTCGTGCTGGCAGGTGCCAACCACTTCTTCAATCCGGCGCCGTATCTCGCCATCATGCCGGAGTACCTGCCGGCACACCGCGCGCTCGTGATGCTGAGTGGGGTCTTCGAAATCTTGGGTGGCGTGGGTGTGCTCGTGCCGCGCACGCGCGCGCTGGCGGGAGCCGGGTTGATCTTGCTGCTGGTGGCGGTGTTCCCCGCGAACCTGAACATGGCGCTGCATGTCGAGCGATATCCGGACCTCCATCCCGCCGCGCTCTACCTGCGTCTGCCGTTCCAGCTGCTGTTTGGGCTCTGGGCGTGGTGGGCTACTCGAAAAGAAGTGGACGCCGATGCTGGAGCGCGGTGA
- the rsmI gene encoding 16S rRNA (cytidine(1402)-2'-O)-methyltransferase: MTGSAPGRLVLVGTPIGNLGDITLRAVEALRSADRIAAEDTRRSRNLLTHLGITGKPLVSLDANASPRKLDALLEHIARGECVAFVTDAGMPAVSDPGTELVRAARARGVEVTVIPGPSAVTTAVALSGLVDAAFFFMGFLPRQGPKRTTALDLVAGTPEPVVLFEAPNRTAATLAALAERMPARRAAVCRELTKLHEEVLCDELRTLAADEREYRGEVVIVLAPVEVSSAADQPSDEELDARIRRELEKGGSARDVADLLTDWSGRPRRAVYARVTAHKRG, encoded by the coding sequence ATGACTGGCAGCGCGCCCGGCAGGCTCGTCCTCGTGGGGACGCCCATCGGAAATCTGGGGGACATCACGCTGCGCGCCGTCGAGGCCTTGCGTTCTGCGGATCGCATCGCCGCCGAGGATACGAGGCGCTCGCGCAACCTGCTCACTCACCTCGGCATCACGGGCAAACCTCTGGTGTCGCTCGACGCCAATGCGAGCCCGCGCAAGCTCGACGCCCTGCTCGAGCACATCGCGCGGGGAGAGTGCGTGGCATTCGTCACGGACGCCGGCATGCCCGCAGTGAGTGATCCTGGGACCGAGCTGGTGAGGGCCGCGCGAGCGCGAGGGGTCGAGGTCACGGTAATTCCGGGGCCATCGGCGGTGACCACGGCCGTGGCGCTCTCGGGCCTGGTGGACGCGGCCTTCTTCTTCATGGGCTTTCTTCCGCGTCAGGGCCCCAAACGCACGACAGCCCTCGATCTGGTGGCGGGGACCCCGGAGCCCGTCGTGCTGTTCGAGGCACCCAACCGCACGGCGGCGACGTTGGCGGCGCTTGCCGAGCGCATGCCAGCGCGGCGCGCAGCGGTCTGCCGGGAGCTGACCAAGTTGCACGAGGAAGTGCTGTGCGACGAGCTCCGAACCCTGGCGGCCGACGAGCGCGAGTACCGCGGCGAGGTCGTGATCGTGCTCGCCCCGGTGGAAGTGAGCAGCGCCGCGGACCAGCCGAGCGACGAAGAGCTCGACGCACGAATCCGACGCGAGCTGGAAAAAGGTGGCTCGGCGCGCGACGTCGCCGACCTCTTGACCGACTGGAGTGGCCGCCCGCGCCGGGCAGTCTACGCCCGGGTCACCGCACACAAGCGCGGTTAG
- a CDS encoding RNA polymerase factor sigma-32 translates to MAVRKKKSQARSKEPRPSEEREAGDEAGDEADGSDDADDEGDDGDGDGDGDEELAGDPDDEAFVDTTAEAVEDVPVVTKVDRESSLARLDPMAIYMREVQRHPLLSVEETHALAVKYSETQDVDAAARLVTANLRLVVKIAYEYRRAYRNMMDLVQEGNIGLMQAVKRYDPYRGVKLSSYAAWWIRAYILRFILNNWRMVKIGTTQAQRKLFFNLSKEKQRLTAMGIEPTHAEIAKRLDVSESDVVEMDRRLARSDASLDASVGDSEGRQTSRMDLLPAASAGPDERVESSEIQELLKEHLAEFRKTLKDKDVAIFDKRLIADEPLTLQELGNEFGVSRERVRQIEARLTGKLRAFLKERLGDAVGVGGA, encoded by the coding sequence ATGGCAGTGCGCAAAAAGAAGAGCCAAGCTCGCTCCAAAGAGCCGAGACCAAGCGAAGAGCGAGAGGCCGGCGACGAGGCCGGCGACGAGGCCGACGGCTCGGACGACGCGGACGATGAGGGTGACGACGGCGACGGCGACGGCGACGGCGACGAAGAGCTCGCAGGAGACCCCGACGACGAGGCCTTCGTGGACACGACCGCCGAGGCCGTCGAGGACGTGCCCGTGGTCACGAAGGTCGATCGCGAGTCGTCGCTCGCACGCCTCGACCCAATGGCCATCTACATGCGGGAGGTCCAGCGCCACCCGCTGCTCAGCGTCGAAGAGACGCACGCTCTCGCGGTGAAGTACTCCGAGACGCAAGACGTGGACGCAGCGGCGCGACTGGTGACGGCGAACCTGCGGCTGGTCGTGAAGATTGCCTACGAGTATCGGCGCGCCTATCGCAACATGATGGACCTCGTGCAAGAGGGGAACATCGGGCTGATGCAGGCGGTGAAGCGCTACGACCCGTACCGTGGTGTGAAGCTCTCGAGCTACGCAGCCTGGTGGATCCGCGCCTACATCTTGCGCTTCATCCTCAACAACTGGCGCATGGTGAAGATCGGCACCACCCAGGCGCAGCGCAAGTTGTTCTTCAATCTCAGCAAGGAGAAACAGCGCCTGACCGCCATGGGCATCGAGCCCACCCACGCCGAGATCGCCAAGCGCCTGGACGTCTCCGAGTCTGACGTGGTCGAGATGGACCGGCGCCTGGCGCGCTCCGACGCCTCGCTCGACGCAAGCGTCGGCGACAGCGAGGGGCGGCAGACCTCGCGCATGGATCTGCTGCCCGCGGCGTCTGCCGGCCCCGACGAGCGGGTGGAGTCGAGTGAAATTCAGGAGCTTTTGAAGGAGCACCTGGCGGAGTTCCGCAAGACGCTCAAGGACAAGGACGTCGCCATCTTCGACAAGCGCTTGATCGCCGACGAACCGCTGACGCTGCAGGAGCTCGGCAACGAGTTCGGGGTCTCGCGAGAGCGGGTGCGGCAGATCGAGGCTCGCCTGACCGGCAAGCTGCGCGCATTTCTGAAAGAGCGACTGGGCGACGCCGTCGGCGTGGGCGGCGCCTGA
- a CDS encoding CPBP family intramembrane metalloprotease, whose amino-acid sequence MESPNSEPLSVHPAPPSEPAPNQSVSTPSAAARIPSPLQALFIWLTAAVALIVAGLGVAAVAAAWVVADGKDPLKVLGDPATSPLVSSPGWIAWGTIANEVAVFGSLLFWLWVLKTPRRIALPLGRPSVLGVLGALLLVFGLAPVAEIMGELMHRLTSNEITASKVVVNAARSASGSGVVLLVFALGVMPAVVEEALFRGLLTAPFERRFALGLIVPSILFGLFHLEPTQIAGTIVLGVAFAAARLCTGTLSTSMIAHLVYNTTVVLTVRYSTALTERELDVVPMLVGLALAVAGSLLLWRERRVLVASFAGTREPMPSWWI is encoded by the coding sequence GTGGAGAGCCCGAACAGCGAGCCCTTGTCGGTGCATCCGGCTCCGCCCTCGGAGCCCGCGCCGAACCAATCGGTCAGCACACCGAGCGCCGCAGCGCGAATTCCGTCTCCGCTGCAAGCCCTCTTCATCTGGTTGACGGCCGCCGTAGCGCTGATCGTCGCGGGCCTCGGGGTGGCGGCCGTGGCTGCGGCCTGGGTGGTCGCGGACGGCAAGGATCCGCTGAAGGTCCTCGGCGATCCGGCGACCTCGCCGCTCGTCAGCAGCCCGGGTTGGATCGCCTGGGGAACGATCGCCAACGAGGTCGCCGTCTTCGGCAGTCTGCTGTTCTGGCTCTGGGTGCTGAAGACTCCGCGCCGCATCGCGCTCCCGCTCGGGCGGCCCTCGGTGCTCGGTGTGCTGGGCGCCCTGCTCCTGGTGTTCGGGCTCGCGCCCGTCGCGGAGATCATGGGTGAGCTCATGCACCGGTTGACCTCGAACGAGATCACCGCCTCGAAGGTGGTCGTGAACGCCGCCCGCAGCGCGTCGGGGTCCGGTGTCGTGCTCCTGGTGTTCGCGCTCGGAGTGATGCCGGCGGTGGTGGAAGAGGCGTTGTTCCGCGGGCTGTTGACTGCCCCCTTCGAGCGGCGCTTTGCCCTGGGGTTGATCGTGCCTTCGATCTTGTTCGGCCTGTTCCACCTGGAGCCGACGCAGATCGCCGGGACCATCGTGCTCGGCGTCGCGTTCGCGGCGGCCCGGCTGTGCACGGGCACGCTGTCGACCTCGATGATCGCGCACCTGGTCTACAACACGACCGTGGTGCTCACCGTGCGCTACTCGACCGCGCTGACGGAGCGAGAGCTCGACGTCGTGCCGATGCTCGTGGGGCTTGCGCTCGCAGTCGCGGGCTCGTTGTTGCTCTGGCGCGAGCGTCGCGTGCTCGTCGCGAGCTTCGCCGGGACGCGGGAGCCGATGCCATCCTGGTGGATCTGA
- a CDS encoding biopolymer transporter ExbD, protein MTRSALSLLALASLGLSACDDPPPKKNPFEPPPKETVEPPKDAALPKPVGPPELGIDDLGPKVGFSRVLLDKPEGRDKLAEELRQVKSHFEGKEATLVVIRKAKLTWVTTMLAELAKIGASKVIVKTETRAEYPGELAFTPEAKAPKPEPCAVVAMILEDRSAAVWKIAGGTAIKRAKGLAGPDLSTTGDTIERFAKGCKGSNMFFVSADASVEWGLAYDLAASTRKLEDVKFETLVLLDKTPTAGRKVELSK, encoded by the coding sequence ATGACTCGTTCGGCCCTGTCACTCTTGGCGCTGGCATCGCTCGGTCTGTCGGCTTGCGACGACCCACCGCCGAAGAAGAACCCCTTCGAACCACCGCCCAAAGAGACGGTCGAACCGCCGAAGGACGCGGCACTACCAAAACCCGTGGGCCCGCCCGAGCTGGGCATCGACGACCTCGGACCGAAGGTTGGTTTCTCCCGCGTGCTGCTCGACAAACCCGAGGGCCGCGACAAGCTCGCCGAAGAGCTGCGCCAGGTCAAATCGCACTTCGAAGGCAAAGAGGCCACGCTGGTCGTGATCCGGAAAGCGAAGCTCACGTGGGTCACGACGATGCTCGCCGAGCTCGCGAAGATCGGCGCCAGCAAGGTCATCGTGAAGACGGAGACCCGCGCGGAGTATCCGGGTGAGCTCGCGTTCACGCCGGAGGCAAAGGCCCCCAAGCCGGAGCCGTGCGCCGTGGTGGCAATGATCCTCGAGGATCGCAGCGCGGCGGTCTGGAAGATCGCCGGGGGCACCGCCATCAAACGCGCCAAGGGCCTCGCTGGGCCCGATCTGTCGACGACCGGCGACACGATCGAACGTTTTGCCAAGGGCTGCAAAGGGTCGAACATGTTCTTCGTCTCCGCCGACGCATCGGTGGAGTGGGGCCTCGCCTACGATCTGGCCGCATCGACCCGAAAGCTCGAGGACGTGAAGTTCGAGACTCTCGTGCTACTCGACAAGACGCCGACCGCCGGCCGCAAGGTCGAGCTCTCGAAGTGA
- a CDS encoding protein kinase: MAGTGTGAKTLGRYELISEVAKGQLGPLWAAHPTGEDKTPVLVRRVSTTAPTTPDEIDSLCEGAWWMLELSDPGLARGIDVVKTEGELGVVMEYAEGEVLRSLLRLASFKRRPIPVGVAVRVSLDVLEAIQSASNAAQPHSNGQSGFVAGGIVPDSVLVGRDGRARLLDIGVLGPASRVGTIARHPEMASYAAPEVLEDATKSDLRANLYGVGVMLWEMLSGKRMFVGSTHQAVVDKVKAGGIQRLDAQKPVGGDAISTSIADIVAKAIEVSADARYASPKELTEALLAAGEVATHEQVSALVEDFAGNTLAARKKLIEKAISGGGGSAKKEAPAPPARVPPPRDAAGTGDRRPPPPQRPPPSPGKATLIGIQPLPDAAKYLSESGSKPDAAAVLPPPRPPLESLDSEELESVSKVELLEFPSSEAPTKPNPDAGILAAQSAEPEHIKTQFLGTPAPDASDALAVAAAEPGSPGPPPAAGSPKPPDAVAAVPPPPAALTGSDDVPVSMDIDALQSEPHSPDNAAKGLDWAAIAAKAPEGEEAGAEKKDEKRDESAVAWVGPPPGTPLDDAPPGADAEIDEPIPSIVPERVQRMRKGVAIGIGGLVGLLLIGILISKLGGKDETAAAPTSTAAAVEPPKKEEPKAEEPKPKAEEPKAEEPKAEEPKAEEPKAEEPKAETPKPEPRPVVAKPTTKPVTVSKPTTTPKPTTKPKPKPKPKFTPSGI, from the coding sequence ATGGCGGGAACTGGCACGGGTGCAAAAACCCTGGGACGTTACGAGCTGATCAGCGAGGTCGCGAAGGGCCAGCTGGGACCGCTCTGGGCGGCACACCCCACGGGGGAGGACAAGACGCCGGTCCTGGTCCGGCGGGTGTCCACCACTGCGCCGACGACTCCGGACGAGATCGACTCGCTGTGCGAAGGCGCATGGTGGATGCTCGAGCTGTCGGACCCCGGGCTCGCGCGGGGCATCGACGTCGTCAAGACCGAGGGGGAGCTCGGCGTGGTGATGGAGTACGCGGAGGGCGAGGTGCTTCGGTCACTGCTGCGCCTGGCGAGCTTCAAACGCCGGCCCATTCCCGTGGGCGTCGCCGTTCGTGTGTCGCTCGACGTGCTCGAGGCGATCCAGAGCGCAAGCAATGCCGCCCAACCCCACAGCAACGGCCAGAGTGGTTTCGTTGCCGGCGGCATCGTGCCGGACAGCGTGCTCGTCGGGCGGGACGGGCGCGCCCGGCTGCTCGACATCGGGGTCTTGGGCCCGGCCTCCCGCGTGGGAACCATCGCGCGCCACCCTGAAATGGCCTCATACGCCGCGCCGGAGGTGCTCGAAGACGCGACCAAGTCCGATCTGCGCGCCAACCTCTACGGGGTGGGTGTGATGCTCTGGGAGATGCTCTCGGGCAAACGCATGTTCGTGGGCTCGACGCATCAAGCCGTGGTCGACAAGGTGAAAGCCGGCGGCATTCAGCGCCTCGATGCCCAGAAGCCCGTCGGTGGGGATGCCATCTCGACGAGCATCGCGGACATCGTCGCGAAGGCCATCGAGGTGAGCGCCGATGCGCGCTACGCGTCGCCGAAGGAACTCACGGAAGCCCTGCTGGCAGCAGGCGAGGTCGCGACCCACGAACAAGTGTCCGCCCTCGTCGAGGACTTCGCGGGCAACACCCTCGCGGCGCGCAAGAAGCTGATCGAGAAGGCCATCAGCGGCGGCGGCGGCAGCGCGAAAAAAGAGGCGCCAGCACCGCCCGCACGAGTCCCCCCGCCCAGAGATGCGGCCGGCACGGGGGACCGACGTCCCCCGCCCCCTCAGCGGCCACCCCCGTCCCCCGGCAAAGCAACGCTGATTGGCATTCAACCGCTACCCGATGCGGCGAAGTACCTGTCGGAGAGTGGTAGCAAACCCGACGCCGCAGCGGTCCTGCCTCCGCCGCGACCTCCGCTGGAATCACTCGATTCGGAGGAGCTCGAGTCGGTGTCCAAGGTGGAGCTGCTCGAATTTCCGAGCAGTGAAGCGCCTACCAAACCGAACCCGGACGCCGGCATCTTGGCGGCCCAGAGCGCCGAACCCGAGCACATCAAGACGCAGTTCTTGGGCACGCCGGCGCCGGACGCCAGCGACGCGCTCGCGGTTGCCGCGGCCGAGCCGGGCTCTCCGGGTCCGCCGCCCGCAGCGGGTTCGCCCAAGCCGCCCGACGCCGTCGCTGCGGTGCCGCCGCCGCCAGCAGCGCTGACAGGCAGTGACGACGTACCCGTGTCGATGGACATCGATGCCCTACAATCAGAACCGCACAGTCCGGACAACGCGGCCAAGGGGCTGGACTGGGCGGCGATCGCCGCCAAGGCGCCCGAGGGCGAAGAAGCCGGTGCCGAAAAGAAAGACGAGAAGCGCGACGAGTCGGCCGTGGCCTGGGTGGGGCCACCACCGGGTACGCCGCTCGACGACGCCCCGCCGGGTGCGGATGCCGAAATCGACGAGCCCATTCCATCCATCGTTCCGGAGCGCGTGCAGCGCATGCGCAAGGGCGTGGCGATCGGCATTGGTGGACTGGTCGGACTCTTGCTCATCGGTATCTTGATCTCGAAGCTGGGCGGAAAGGACGAAACCGCAGCAGCACCCACGAGCACCGCTGCGGCAGTCGAACCGCCGAAGAAGGAAGAGCCCAAAGCCGAGGAGCCAAAGCCCAAGGCCGAAGAGCCCAAGGCCGAAGAACCCAAGGCCGAAGAGCCCAAGGCCGAAGAGCCCAAGGCCGAAGAGCCCAAGGCCGAGACTCCGAAGCCGGAGCCCAGGCCCGTGGTCGCCAAACCCACGACCAAGCCCGTGACGGTCAGCAAGCCGACGACGACCCCGAAGCCCACGACCAAACCCAAACCAAAACCGAAGCCCAAGTTCACGCCTTCGGGGATCTGA
- the ffh gene encoding signal recognition particle protein, producing the protein MFEALTKGFREAKNRLAGLAELNENNIKPALNEIRLSLLEADVEIGVVKRFLARVEQKAVGQTVQTRVKHGADTHRVSAEDQFVKICHDELIEMMGADDEPVIWADKGQRTGIMMVGLQGSGKTTTAAKLARWFEKQDKKPMLVAADMQRPAAVEQLQVLGGQIGIPVFNISGESPLEICTKADEEAKKLGRDVIIYDTAGRLAIDEPLMQELAAIKNAVRPQNIYLVIDAMIGQDAVQTAKSFNERLGITGVVLTKLDGDARGGAALSVREVTGAPLVFTGVGETLDKLEPFRPEGMASRVLGMGDVVGLIQDFEQVVDQKKAEEDALRMMQGEFTLEDFLNQVRMIQQMGSLKDLVEKIPGMGGMLPPGVNLDDKELVRIQAMIQSMTLQERKDPHALIREPGRVKRIAKGSAQPEQGVTELIQKFLFMKQMMGGMGGDMGMLGRIPGMKNIAAARQIKKAMKGGGMPGMGFPGMGGMPGMGFPGMGMPGMGMPGMGAPEPPKMRQFTKAEKNAKKSDRKRERAARKKHKGKK; encoded by the coding sequence GTGTTCGAAGCGCTGACCAAAGGCTTCCGAGAGGCCAAGAACCGTCTCGCTGGGCTCGCCGAGCTCAACGAGAACAACATCAAACCCGCGCTCAACGAGATCCGCCTCTCGCTGCTCGAAGCCGACGTCGAGATCGGCGTCGTCAAACGCTTCCTCGCGCGCGTCGAGCAGAAGGCAGTCGGACAGACCGTCCAGACCCGGGTCAAGCACGGCGCTGACACCCACCGCGTGAGCGCGGAGGACCAGTTCGTCAAGATTTGCCACGACGAGCTGATCGAGATGATGGGCGCCGACGACGAGCCCGTCATCTGGGCCGACAAAGGTCAGCGCACCGGCATCATGATGGTCGGCCTGCAGGGCTCGGGCAAGACCACCACCGCGGCCAAGCTCGCGCGCTGGTTCGAGAAGCAAGACAAGAAACCGATGCTCGTCGCCGCCGACATGCAGCGTCCGGCCGCCGTCGAGCAGCTGCAGGTGCTCGGAGGCCAGATCGGCATCCCGGTCTTCAACATCTCCGGCGAGTCGCCGCTCGAGATCTGCACGAAGGCCGACGAAGAAGCCAAGAAGCTCGGCCGCGACGTCATCATCTACGACACCGCCGGCCGACTCGCCATCGACGAGCCGCTGATGCAGGAGCTCGCGGCGATCAAGAACGCCGTTCGACCCCAGAACATCTACCTGGTCATCGACGCGATGATCGGCCAGGACGCCGTGCAGACAGCCAAGTCGTTCAACGAACGCCTCGGTATCACCGGTGTCGTCTTGACCAAGCTCGACGGCGACGCCCGCGGTGGCGCGGCGCTCAGCGTGCGTGAGGTCACCGGCGCCCCGCTCGTCTTCACCGGTGTCGGCGAGACCCTCGACAAACTCGAGCCCTTCCGCCCCGAAGGCATGGCGAGCCGCGTGCTCGGCATGGGCGACGTGGTCGGTCTGATCCAGGACTTCGAGCAGGTCGTCGACCAGAAGAAGGCCGAAGAAGACGCCCTGCGCATGATGCAGGGTGAGTTCACGCTGGAGGACTTCCTGAACCAGGTGAGGATGATCCAGCAGATGGGCTCACTCAAGGATCTGGTCGAGAAGATCCCCGGCATGGGCGGCATGCTCCCCCCCGGCGTGAACCTCGACGACAAGGAGCTGGTCCGCATCCAGGCCATGATCCAGTCCATGACGCTGCAAGAGCGCAAGGATCCACACGCGCTGATCCGCGAACCCGGACGCGTCAAGCGCATCGCCAAGGGCTCGGCTCAACCCGAGCAGGGCGTGACGGAGCTGATTCAGAAGTTCCTGTTCATGAAACAGATGATGGGCGGCATGGGTGGCGACATGGGCATGCTCGGGCGCATCCCGGGCATGAAGAACATCGCCGCCGCGCGCCAGATCAAGAAGGCCATGAAGGGCGGCGGCATGCCAGGCATGGGTTTCCCGGGCATGGGCGGCATGCCAGGCATGGGTTTCCCGGGCATGGGCATGCCCGGCATGGGCATGCCCGGCATGGGCGCCCCAGAGCCGCCCAAGATGCGGCAGTTCACCAAGGCCGAGAAGAACGCAAAAAAGTCGGACCGCAAGCGCGAGCGCGCGGCTCGCAAAAAGCACAAAGGGAAGAAGTGA